One Vibrio quintilis DNA segment encodes these proteins:
- a CDS encoding RecT family recombinase, with amino-acid sequence MNSLTNPMPLAQTEASVSVRPDSWMNGDTLTHLCRLAEMMAGSRVTIPAHLAGNNGDCLAVCMQAMQWGMNPFSVAQKTHIVQGNLGYEGQLVNAVVTSMAPTKGRLEFEFFGPWEQVIGKFRMETSGKGNKYAKQSWIDKDEEGVGVRVFATLHGESSPRSIDILLKQCWPRNSTQWATDPQQQITYVAVKKWARRYCPDVILGVYTPDELEHGESLQEKDITPPAESQEQLLPPYDDDRLNSKLESWADQVAAGKSTSQHIIDFLCSKYTLTEQQISKIRELDNENA; translated from the coding sequence ATGAATTCACTTACAAATCCAATGCCGCTGGCGCAGACAGAAGCGTCAGTTTCTGTGCGTCCGGACTCTTGGATGAACGGAGATACACTTACACATTTATGCCGACTTGCCGAAATGATGGCGGGTTCTCGCGTAACAATTCCGGCTCATTTAGCCGGTAATAACGGAGACTGTCTTGCTGTATGTATGCAAGCTATGCAATGGGGCATGAATCCTTTCTCTGTAGCACAGAAAACCCATATCGTTCAGGGAAATCTTGGATATGAAGGGCAACTTGTCAATGCCGTAGTTACGTCGATGGCCCCAACAAAAGGACGGCTTGAATTTGAATTTTTCGGTCCCTGGGAACAGGTAATCGGTAAATTCAGGATGGAGACAAGTGGTAAAGGCAACAAGTACGCAAAACAGAGCTGGATTGACAAAGATGAAGAAGGTGTAGGCGTACGTGTCTTTGCCACCCTACACGGCGAAAGCTCCCCCCGATCGATTGATATCCTCCTGAAACAATGCTGGCCCCGAAATTCCACACAGTGGGCAACCGATCCCCAGCAGCAAATAACATATGTGGCAGTTAAAAAGTGGGCCCGCCGTTATTGCCCTGATGTCATTCTTGGTGTTTATACGCCGGATGAGCTTGAACACGGAGAGTCTCTACAGGAGAAAGACATCACTCCTCCTGCAGAATCACAAGAGCAATTACTTCCTCCATATGACGATGACCGTCTTAACTCAAAATTAGAAAGTTGGGCCGATCAGGTAGCAGCCGGAAAATCGACTTCACAGCACATCATTGATTTTCTGTGTAGCAAATACACGCTCACAGAACAGCAAATATCAAAAATCAGGGAGTTAGATAATGAAAACGCTTGA
- a CDS encoding phage antirepressor KilAC domain-containing protein, with protein MNTSMTTFDQNLTMSSREIADLVQSRHDNVKISIKTLALKGLISFTETKENPTTQGGRPATVYNVNKRDSYVVVAQLSPEFTAALVDRWQELEENNSFQIPQSLPEALQLAADLAKKNEEAEKQLAIAAPKVDFADRVAGVNKGIQIGNFAKAVGLGPRRIFQVLRNLNILMSGGCRHNLPFQKYIDLGYFQVRQGTYEARGEQRISHTPLITGKGEQWLTHKLVECGELSDLSIAS; from the coding sequence ATGAATACCTCAATGACCACATTCGACCAAAATTTGACAATGTCTAGCCGTGAAATTGCTGATCTTGTGCAATCAAGGCATGACAATGTGAAAATTAGCATCAAGACTTTGGCTTTAAAGGGGCTGATTAGTTTTACTGAAACTAAGGAAAACCCCACCACACAAGGTGGTAGACCTGCCACTGTATATAATGTGAACAAGCGCGATAGTTATGTTGTAGTAGCTCAACTATCACCGGAATTTACTGCCGCTCTTGTCGATCGCTGGCAAGAACTTGAAGAGAATAATTCATTTCAAATTCCTCAATCCTTACCCGAAGCGCTTCAATTAGCTGCAGATCTTGCAAAAAAGAATGAAGAAGCTGAAAAACAACTGGCTATAGCTGCTCCCAAAGTAGATTTCGCTGACCGTGTTGCCGGTGTAAATAAAGGGATTCAGATTGGCAATTTTGCAAAAGCAGTTGGTCTTGGGCCAAGAAGAATTTTCCAAGTACTACGGAATTTGAATATTCTGATGTCTGGCGGTTGTCGCCATAATTTACCTTTCCAGAAATATATTGATCTTGGTTATTTTCAAGTTCGTCAGGGAACTTATGAAGCCAGAGGAGAACAAAGGATTTCTCATACTCCGCTTATTACAGGGAAGGGTGAGCAATGGCTGACTCATAAGCTGGTTGAGTGTGGTGAATTATCTGACTTATCTATTGCAAGTTGA
- a CDS encoding S24 family peptidase translates to MDTFGQRFEWRRRLLGLNQDDVVYQVKRLMPGAKFNRGTVSNIENNSQKSLKDGVFLMVCKILQCRPEWLAFGKGPVEDSESKASRLIGPPVEQKCPIWTFSQAAMWTSMGAPTDIDDMDLIPCPIPASPGVFALKVKDNSMETQYLEGDFIFVDPNQQEPSSGSHIVAILENAKEATFRVFIEMDGKKSLQALNKDYPPEMRYTTLNDASMIIGTIICSVRVM, encoded by the coding sequence ATGGATACATTCGGACAACGATTTGAATGGAGACGCAGGTTGCTTGGATTGAATCAGGACGACGTAGTTTACCAAGTAAAGAGACTCATGCCTGGTGCAAAATTTAATAGAGGTACTGTTTCAAATATAGAGAACAATTCACAGAAGAGCCTAAAAGATGGTGTCTTTCTAATGGTATGCAAAATTCTACAATGCCGTCCTGAATGGCTTGCATTTGGGAAAGGTCCGGTTGAAGACAGTGAATCAAAAGCGAGTAGATTGATTGGTCCCCCAGTAGAACAGAAATGTCCAATTTGGACATTTTCTCAAGCCGCAATGTGGACGAGCATGGGAGCTCCAACAGATATTGATGATATGGATTTGATTCCTTGTCCAATCCCGGCCTCACCAGGGGTATTTGCTCTGAAGGTCAAGGATAATTCAATGGAGACGCAATATCTGGAGGGGGATTTCATTTTCGTCGATCCTAACCAGCAAGAGCCTAGTTCAGGAAGTCATATCGTAGCCATCTTGGAAAATGCCAAAGAAGCAACTTTCAGAGTATTTATCGAGATGGATGGTAAAAAATCACTCCAAGCGTTGAATAAAGATTATCCTCCTGAGATGAGGTACACCACACTAAATGACGCCAGCATGATTATCGGAACCATAATCTGTAGTGTGCGTGTAATGTAA
- a CDS encoding DUF6475 domain-containing protein yields the protein MTNDQRQEFGRILAATLSMYRVELTRSLLDIWWEDLSYFELDSVRQALSMHRRNPDNGQYPPKPADITRLIGGGTTRDRAITAWNKVFSAISSVGAHNSVVFDDALIHAVIPDMGGWAAICQGEQNELPYRQKEFENRYRAYLFNPPKRYFKKLAGIAETTNVAAGQPIDPPIAAGDPELCRLVFEGGVSGAKPLGVLNIDQLSNVIQLGYSAA from the coding sequence ATGACCAATGACCAACGACAGGAATTCGGAAGGATTCTGGCCGCAACTCTGAGTATGTATCGTGTCGAACTGACACGCTCACTACTGGATATTTGGTGGGAAGATCTGAGTTACTTCGAATTGGATTCAGTCCGACAGGCTCTGTCAATGCATCGCCGCAATCCGGACAACGGACAGTATCCACCTAAGCCAGCGGATATAACCCGGCTCATTGGTGGGGGAACAACCAGAGACCGTGCAATTACTGCATGGAACAAGGTTTTCTCTGCTATATCGAGCGTAGGGGCTCATAACTCAGTTGTATTCGATGATGCCCTGATTCATGCCGTCATTCCTGATATGGGGGGATGGGCAGCAATTTGTCAGGGGGAACAAAACGAATTGCCATACCGGCAAAAAGAGTTTGAGAACCGCTACCGGGCATACCTGTTTAATCCACCTAAGCGTTATTTCAAGAAGCTGGCAGGCATTGCAGAGACTACGAACGTTGCCGCTGGACAGCCAATTGATCCACCCATTGCTGCCGGTGACCCGGAATTGTGCCGGTTGGTTTTTGAAGGTGGGGTTTCGGGGGCCAAGCCCCTTGGTGTACTCAATATCGACCAACTATCAAATGTAATTCAGCTTGGCTACAGCGCAGCTTAG
- a CDS encoding Ref family recombination enhancement nuclease: protein MRKADREHLDHVQSLGCIACRKLGYFDTPAEIHHIRTGQGAAQRASHHETLPLCPYHHRTGGYGEAFHAGSGVWQKRFGTEAELLQEVKELLEYKLADVV, encoded by the coding sequence ATGAGAAAAGCAGATAGAGAACATCTTGATCACGTTCAGTCACTGGGGTGCATTGCTTGCAGAAAACTCGGTTATTTCGATACGCCGGCAGAAATCCACCATATCAGAACCGGGCAGGGGGCCGCGCAACGGGCATCACATCATGAAACGCTTCCTTTGTGTCCGTATCACCACAGAACCGGTGGTTACGGTGAAGCATTTCATGCCGGGTCTGGTGTCTGGCAAAAACGCTTTGGTACTGAAGCTGAACTTCTGCAGGAAGTGAAAGAGCTTCTTGAATATAAACTCGCTGATGTGGTTTGA
- a CDS encoding PDDEXK family nuclease: protein MPNEAKRGAKARSDFYRLGGQCGYPDYIFDVARCGYHGLRIEMKAPEPYRSQISDDQHKWENRLMAQGYLFAFCYSADEMKQLITNYLTENMTRRKV, encoded by the coding sequence GTGCCAAATGAAGCAAAGCGGGGAGCAAAGGCCCGTAGTGATTTTTACCGGTTGGGTGGTCAATGCGGTTACCCGGATTACATTTTTGATGTTGCTCGTTGCGGCTATCACGGATTACGTATCGAAATGAAAGCCCCTGAGCCGTATCGGTCCCAAATTAGCGACGATCAGCATAAGTGGGAAAACCGGTTAATGGCTCAGGGGTATCTCTTCGCGTTCTGTTACAGCGCCGATGAGATGAAACAGCTAATCACAAATTATCTGACTGAAAACATGACCCGGAGAAAAGTATGA
- a CDS encoding TIGR02642 family protein has protein sequence MSDRAIELFIRMHLEKTPRVMDRQRGRQNLTGDVIIAAMGAVQHQRPVGSDLIMARWLDDTSAALRVEKWLEKEAVQYEVIRTDLLIHLVPVALLIFLGKPTDDQIRKLSSLWRKSSERGRRSRRLMKQYLSHIESLEREKFRYEVSPSRETVINDEIDRYTLLIENEKQRINDWATTQARKSYQCPNCHGAGATSKSVVCPECGGSGKFVPSADNARKHLNANGVNIPERVWNRQIKPVFDEILSRLHQEHDETARLLGQRLNEEKSACL, from the coding sequence ATGAGTGACAGAGCCATTGAATTATTTATCAGAATGCACCTGGAGAAAACGCCCCGGGTAATGGACAGGCAACGGGGACGCCAGAACCTGACCGGTGATGTGATTATTGCAGCCATGGGAGCTGTTCAGCATCAGCGGCCTGTCGGATCCGATTTAATCATGGCCCGGTGGCTCGATGACACAAGCGCAGCTCTCAGAGTTGAGAAATGGTTAGAAAAGGAGGCCGTTCAATACGAAGTTATCCGGACTGATCTGCTTATTCATTTGGTGCCGGTAGCATTGCTCATATTTCTGGGTAAACCAACGGACGATCAAATTCGTAAGCTCAGCTCGCTCTGGCGTAAGAGTTCTGAACGTGGACGCAGGAGCCGACGCCTGATGAAGCAGTACCTGTCTCACATTGAATCTCTGGAGCGTGAGAAATTCAGGTATGAAGTATCTCCAAGCCGGGAAACGGTCATCAATGATGAAATCGATCGTTATACGCTGCTGATCGAAAACGAAAAGCAACGTATCAATGATTGGGCTACCACGCAGGCCAGAAAATCATATCAGTGTCCAAACTGTCACGGAGCTGGGGCAACCAGTAAATCAGTTGTTTGTCCTGAATGTGGGGGAAGTGGAAAGTTTGTCCCGTCAGCAGACAATGCAAGAAAGCATCTAAATGCTAATGGGGTGAATATTCCGGAAAGGGTCTGGAACCGGCAGATTAAGCCGGTATTTGATGAAATTTTGAGTCGGTTGCACCAGGAGCATGATGAGACTGCCAGGTTGTTGGGGCAGAGGCTGAATGAAGAGAAATCAGCATGCCTATAA
- a CDS encoding aegerolysin family protein: MSSNRRCYLYVTNNTDETFISAPPTDVVKHVVKHVSEIPPHSKDLLVLETKGTSGTATGSYVTDKIYPADKSGYVEISISCPWHSDNSYKISNYLNPNKYIVTSGLQSKSGNTIVHVTISPVSSSVQDAMNFVEEEEISL; encoded by the coding sequence ATGTCAAGCAATCGTAGATGTTATCTTTATGTAACAAACAATACTGATGAAACTTTTATTTCTGCACCACCAACAGATGTAGTGAAGCATGTAGTTAAACATGTAAGTGAAATACCTCCTCACAGTAAGGATTTACTGGTACTGGAAACCAAGGGAACATCAGGCACGGCTACAGGTTCATATGTAACAGATAAAATTTACCCGGCGGATAAGAGTGGATATGTGGAGATATCTATTTCGTGTCCGTGGCATAGCGATAACAGCTATAAAATTAGCAATTACCTCAATCCTAACAAGTATATTGTAACCAGTGGCTTACAGAGCAAAAGTGGTAATACAATTGTTCATGTTACAATTTCACCTGTGTCATCTTCGGTTCAAGACGCTATGAATTTTGTAGAAGAAGAAGAGATCAGCTTGTAA
- a CDS encoding lysozyme, which yields MRFNKLTGSVLFGAIALTGTLEGLQNEPYQDTGGVWTVCFGETDGVEPGQKYTDEQCAMMLASSLGYHNKPLEELNYQLPANVHIAALDFSYNLGTNAIRHSTLYRKLRQQDIDSACLEFNRWVYVGHKDCRKRENHCIGIPKRRRIETQLCMGQISVKDALLELGQIPSDSEIIHDMAQ from the coding sequence ATGCGTTTTAATAAACTCACTGGCTCTGTTTTGTTTGGTGCGATTGCGTTAACAGGAACGCTCGAAGGACTGCAGAACGAGCCATATCAGGATACGGGTGGCGTCTGGACCGTTTGTTTTGGTGAGACTGACGGAGTTGAACCGGGACAGAAATACACCGATGAACAATGCGCAATGATGCTCGCCAGTTCCCTGGGTTATCACAATAAACCATTGGAAGAGTTAAATTACCAACTACCGGCCAATGTTCATATCGCAGCACTCGATTTTAGTTACAACCTCGGAACAAATGCAATCCGGCATTCAACGTTATACCGGAAGCTGAGACAGCAGGATATTGATAGTGCCTGCCTGGAGTTCAACCGGTGGGTTTATGTTGGACATAAGGATTGCCGTAAACGTGAGAATCACTGTATCGGTATTCCAAAACGTCGGCGCATCGAAACTCAGCTCTGCATGGGACAAATATCAGTCAAAGATGCTCTTTTAGAGCTCGGTCAAATCCCCTCTGATTCGGAAATCATTCATGATATGGCTCAGTAA
- the lysC gene encoding Rz1-like lysis system protein LysC: MKSNKFRQKCAIALVLFLPLLLSSCASNINPVPVVQTQYVLPPEGIITPCYKPQVIGTWPEVVTEDIPRLKAALRDCAKHADDYLKWRTMKDKPG, encoded by the coding sequence ATGAAATCAAACAAATTCAGGCAGAAATGCGCAATAGCACTTGTGTTATTCCTGCCTCTGTTACTGAGCAGTTGCGCCAGCAATATTAATCCGGTACCAGTTGTTCAGACTCAATATGTATTACCACCAGAAGGAATCATCACACCATGTTATAAGCCGCAGGTTATAGGAACGTGGCCGGAAGTGGTCACGGAAGATATACCGCGCTTGAAGGCAGCACTGAGGGATTGCGCTAAACATGCTGATGATTATCTTAAGTGGAGAACGATGAAAGACAAACCGGGTTAG